Proteins encoded together in one Helicobacter pylori window:
- a CDS encoding rod shape-determining protein RodA — protein MALDKRIWMHFDLLPFVFIIPLLVVSFLLIFESSAVLSLKQGVYYAIGFLLFWVVFFIPFRKLDRWLFVFYWACVILLALVDFMGSSKLGAQRWLVIPFTSITLQPSEPVKIAILLLLAHLIKINPPPFKGYDWGMFLKLSFYICLPAALILKQPDLGTALIVLIMGFGILLIVGLRTRVWLPLFIALLVASPIAYHFLHDYQKKRIADFLSEKPNYHVMQSIIAIGSGGFLGKSKEACTQTKFKFLPIATSDFIFAYFVERFGFLGAMLLFAIYIGLSLHLFFYLFESNSDWFLKIVALGISILIFVYSSVNIAMTLGLAPVVGIPLPLFSYGGSSFITFMILFAILENLLAFRYIFGYNSKPSFGNFGFLAQLVRALGS, from the coding sequence ATGGCATTAGACAAAAGGATTTGGATGCATTTTGATCTTTTGCCTTTTGTGTTTATTATTCCCTTGTTGGTGGTTTCTTTTTTATTGATTTTTGAGAGCAGCGCGGTTTTGAGCTTGAAGCAAGGGGTTTATTATGCGATAGGGTTTCTTCTCTTTTGGGTAGTGTTTTTTATCCCTTTCAGAAAGCTCGATCGGTGGCTCTTTGTGTTTTATTGGGCGTGCGTTATTTTATTAGCGTTAGTGGATTTTATGGGATCGAGTAAGCTTGGGGCGCAACGATGGCTAGTCATTCCCTTTACCTCTATCACCTTACAGCCCAGCGAACCCGTGAAAATCGCTATCCTTTTGTTATTAGCGCATTTGATTAAAATCAACCCGCCTCCTTTTAAGGGCTATGATTGGGGCATGTTTTTAAAGCTTAGTTTTTACATTTGCTTACCAGCGGCTTTGATTTTAAAACAGCCTGATTTAGGCACGGCTCTTATTGTGCTCATCATGGGTTTTGGGATTTTACTTATCGTGGGTTTAAGGACTAGGGTGTGGCTCCCTCTTTTTATCGCTCTTTTAGTGGCTTCGCCCATCGCTTATCATTTTTTGCATGATTACCAAAAAAAGCGCATCGCAGACTTTCTTTCTGAAAAACCTAATTACCATGTCATGCAATCCATTATCGCCATAGGTTCCGGTGGGTTTTTAGGCAAATCTAAAGAGGCCTGCACGCAAACCAAATTCAAATTCTTGCCTATTGCAACGAGCGATTTTATCTTCGCTTACTTCGTGGAGCGTTTCGGGTTTTTAGGGGCTATGTTGCTTTTTGCGATTTATATAGGCTTGAGTTTGCATTTATTTTTTTATCTGTTTGAGAGCAACAGCGATTGGTTTTTAAAGATTGTAGCCCTTGGGATTTCTATTTTAATCTTTGTTTATTCCAGCGTGAATATCGCCATGACTTTAGGGTTAGCCCCTGTGGTGGGGATTCCCTTGCCTTTATTCAGCTATGGGGGGAGCAGTTTTATCACTTTTATGATCCTGTTTGCAATCCTAGAAAACCTGCTTGCTTTTCGCTATATTTTTGGATACAATAGCAAACCATCCTTTGGGAATTTTGGATTCTTAGCTCAGCTGGTCAGAGCGCTCGGCTCATAA
- a CDS encoding DUF697 domain-containing protein yields the protein MNILLMGYTGSGKSSLINALFGKEIAKAGVGKPITQHLEKYIDEQKGLILWDTKGIEGKDYHDTMQSIKKEMEDSFKTLSEKEAIDVAYLCVKETSGRIQERERELLSFTKSWNIPTIVVFTHTQAEVGDAFVQETKEIIGEEWGFKGFVRAYVRVNSVAFSFRGLKVPVEGLEELVDETKKYLSDAEKNKRRHFLSIQKVKIQERKQAMIEECKTIIHVASGAAGAAGLIPIPFSDALAIAPIQAGMIYKMNDAFGMDLDKSVGASLVAGLLGVTAVAQVGRTLVNGFLKFIPVVGSVAGGATAAVITEGIGFAYLKVLEKCFNDETGEVELPDEVGMITSLFKENYLNLDTIKKLTQ from the coding sequence ATGAATATTTTGCTTATGGGGTATACTGGGAGTGGTAAAAGCTCGCTCATTAACGCTCTCTTTGGTAAAGAAATCGCTAAAGCAGGCGTAGGAAAACCCATCACTCAGCACCTTGAAAAATACATTGATGAACAGAAGGGCTTGATTTTATGGGACACCAAAGGCATTGAAGGTAAAGATTACCACGATACCATGCAAAGCATTAAAAAAGAAATGGAAGATTCTTTTAAAACGCTTAGCGAAAAAGAAGCCATTGATGTGGCGTATCTGTGCGTTAAAGAGACTTCTGGTAGGATTCAAGAGAGAGAGAGAGAGTTATTAAGCTTCACTAAAAGTTGGAATATCCCAACGATTGTCGTTTTCACACACACTCAAGCCGAAGTCGGCGATGCGTTTGTCCAAGAAACTAAAGAGATCATAGGCGAAGAATGGGGGTTTAAAGGTTTTGTCAGAGCCTATGTGAGGGTCAATTCGGTTGCCTTTTCATTTAGGGGGTTGAAAGTCCCTGTTGAAGGTTTAGAAGAATTGGTAGATGAAACGAAAAAATACCTTTCAGACGCTGAAAAAAATAAGAGAAGGCATTTCTTGAGTATTCAAAAAGTTAAGATTCAAGAAAGAAAACAGGCCATGATAGAGGAATGTAAAACCATTATCCATGTTGCATCAGGAGCTGCAGGAGCGGCTGGGCTTATCCCCATACCTTTTAGCGATGCACTCGCTATTGCGCCCATTCAAGCAGGAATGATCTATAAAATGAATGACGCTTTTGGGATGGATTTGGATAAATCTGTGGGCGCGAGTTTGGTCGCAGGATTGTTAGGCGTAACCGCTGTCGCGCAAGTGGGGAGAACGCTCGTTAATGGTTTCCTTAAATTCATTCCTGTTGTGGGGAGTGTTGCAGGGGGCGCAACCGCTGCTGTTATCACAGAAGGCATTGGGTTTGCGTATTTGAAAGTGCTAGAAAAGTGCTTTAATGATGAGACGGGCGAAGTCGAATTGCCTGATGAAGTTGGCATGATAACTTCTCTCTTTAAGGAGAATTATCTCAACTTGGATACAATCAAAAAATTAACGCAATAA
- a CDS encoding RluA family pseudouridine synthase produces MQKVFIAPTHYKRIDEFLAKELQISKNQVLNLIKEGLVFCQKKEVKKGGLALKEGDAITLLTPKIAPKPLKKELDLEIEVIFEDEDLLVLNKPPNLVVHKAPSVKEPTLVDWLESKNYELSNLGLKERYGIVHRLDKDTSGGIVIAKNNFTHVCLSEQLKTKMMGRYYIALLSTPLKEEKMSVECYLTRNPNNRLKMIALKAAKKEKSRYSKSEFTSLLTSQNGMDLIGAKLFTGRTHQIRAHLEYLNRHIIGDNLYGLNGALSKEEIRIMLHAYLIEFKHPRSEQKLHFKVPLLKDMLEYLKKVFDKENLDEVLDEEKILHAFIAK; encoded by the coding sequence ATGCAAAAAGTTTTCATTGCCCCTACCCATTACAAACGCATTGATGAATTTTTAGCCAAAGAATTGCAAATTTCTAAAAACCAGGTATTGAATTTGATTAAAGAGGGGTTAGTGTTTTGTCAAAAAAAGGAGGTGAAAAAAGGGGGGCTAGCCTTAAAAGAGGGCGATGCAATCACGCTTTTAACGCCCAAAATCGCGCCCAAACCCTTAAAAAAAGAGCTTGATTTAGAAATAGAAGTCATTTTTGAAGATGAAGATTTGTTGGTGTTGAATAAGCCCCCTAATCTAGTCGTCCATAAAGCCCCAAGCGTGAAAGAGCCTACTTTAGTGGATTGGTTGGAATCTAAAAATTACGAGCTTTCTAATCTTGGCTTAAAAGAGCGCTACGGGATTGTGCATCGTTTGGATAAGGACACGAGCGGAGGGATTGTCATCGCTAAAAACAATTTTACCCATGTTTGTTTGAGCGAGCAACTCAAAACCAAAATGATGGGGCGCTACTATATCGCCTTGCTTTCAACGCCCTTAAAAGAAGAAAAAATGAGCGTGGAATGCTATTTGACAAGAAACCCTAATAACCGCTTAAAAATGATAGCGCTCAAAGCGGCTAAAAAAGAAAAAAGCCGTTATTCTAAAAGCGAATTTACTAGCTTGCTGACTTCTCAAAATGGCATGGATTTGATAGGGGCTAAATTGTTCACCGGGCGCACGCACCAGATCAGAGCGCATTTAGAATATTTGAACAGACACATCATAGGCGATAACCTTTACGGGCTTAATGGGGCGCTTTCTAAAGAAGAAATAAGAATCATGCTGCATGCCTATTTGATAGAGTTCAAACACCCCAGAAGCGAGCAAAAACTGCACTTTAAAGTTCCCCTATTAAAGGATATGTTAGAATATCTTAAAAAAGTTTTTGACAAGGAGAATTTAGATGAGGTCTTGGATGAAGAAAAAATACTTCACGCTTTTATTGCAAAGTAG
- a CDS encoding fibronectin type III domain-containing protein: protein MRSWMKKKYFTLLLQSSVVLAVFIGCSSTRNHTFSALNNQENTDTNLPVVHSIKTINDVSSVGFEWPKIADTYDIDGFILYRLKKDSKLKRIATIKNPYATHYYDEGLETESSYTYQLATYKGDKISNLSEPILVKTSFINPVESVFASLEYPKSVKVFWSPHPNPSVSRYIIQRQNKDGKFLNVGAVKNRLFVEFFDKDLEDGKKYRYQVIAENFMGDKSRPSIIVEGKTKDLPKEIANVRVSQNLTRHIELSWDKSSQADVVAYRIYASNNRNDKYKFIAQTNNTSYVDKIEKDNLTRYYKVVAVDKTHLEGALPKEPAMGETADRPEAPIITKGTIQDSSAFIQWENNPSAKIATYAVYRFEANSKTPLRFGNITKNQFVDKDMKVGVAYRYQVVSVDKDGLESHPSKEVRLFLER, encoded by the coding sequence ATGAGGTCTTGGATGAAGAAAAAATACTTCACGCTTTTATTGCAAAGTAGTGTGGTATTAGCGGTTTTTATAGGGTGTTCTTCTACCAGGAATCATACTTTTTCAGCCCTTAATAATCAAGAAAATACAGATACTAATCTTCCGGTAGTCCATTCCATTAAAACGATTAACGATGTGAGTTCAGTGGGCTTTGAATGGCCTAAAATCGCTGACACTTATGACATTGATGGGTTTATTTTGTATCGTTTGAAAAAAGACTCCAAGCTTAAAAGAATCGCCACGATTAAAAACCCTTATGCGACCCACTATTATGATGAGGGGTTAGAAACAGAGAGTTCCTACACTTACCAATTAGCCACCTACAAGGGCGATAAAATCTCTAACCTTTCAGAACCCATTTTAGTAAAAACCTCCTTTATCAATCCTGTAGAAAGCGTGTTTGCAAGCCTTGAATACCCTAAAAGCGTGAAAGTCTTTTGGAGCCCGCACCCAAATCCCAGCGTTTCAAGATACATCATTCAAAGGCAGAATAAAGACGGCAAATTTTTAAATGTAGGGGCTGTGAAAAACCGCTTATTCGTGGAGTTTTTTGATAAAGATTTAGAGGATGGGAAAAAATACCGCTACCAAGTCATTGCTGAAAATTTCATGGGGGATAAATCCAGGCCTAGCATCATAGTGGAGGGGAAAACCAAAGATTTACCCAAAGAAATCGCTAATGTTAGAGTGAGCCAAAACCTCACACGACACATTGAATTGAGTTGGGATAAATCTTCTCAAGCGGATGTGGTAGCTTATCGCATTTACGCTTCCAATAACCGCAACGATAAATACAAATTCATCGCTCAAACTAATAACACTTCCTATGTGGATAAAATAGAAAAAGACAACCTCACTCGTTATTATAAAGTCGTTGCCGTAGATAAAACGCATCTTGAAGGGGCATTACCCAAAGAGCCTGCAATGGGTGAAACTGCTGATAGGCCCGAAGCCCCTATCATCACTAAAGGGACTATTCAAGACTCTTCAGCTTTCATTCAATGGGAAAATAACCCAAGCGCTAAAATAGCCACTTATGCGGTGTATCGCTTTGAAGCCAATTCTAAAACCCCTTTGCGCTTTGGGAATATCACCAAAAACCAATTCGTGGATAAGGACATGAAAGTGGGTGTGGCTTACCGCTATCAAGTGGTGAGCGTGGATAAAGATGGTTTAGAGTCGCACCCAAGCAAAGAAGTGCGTTTGTTTTTAGAGCGCTAA
- the trmB gene encoding tRNA (guanosine(46)-N7)-methyltransferase TrmB: MPHFLAKLDSKPLEYPITNGDFCFYREFLSLKHPTKSCVHASFKDDVFLLQKIRREGDFLIKSEKATPLKREILKQALRIYSQSFEVISHNLQENSKHASEKKALDLETFEDFIQKNQAPILAEIGFGSGRHLIELAKNNPTKTCLGIEIHTPSIAQALKQIELLDLKNLHILQGDGRLVLESMPNHKCEKIFVHFPVPWNEKKHRRVLSEKFLNEALRVLKPRGFLELRTDDGLYFEDSLKLALKNLKCEIEIKKNAQIPVVSKYEARWNKLKKDIYDLRIYSLESNETPFDNHAFDFSFDTITMSKKSVGAILKTPKIIKEGYFAHVCNIYENKGDFLVELSMGDFDWPVRLFVLLAENQIFYLNKSPLKTLNNHKAHLLLQNILSQKGIG, translated from the coding sequence ATGCCCCATTTTTTAGCCAAATTAGATTCCAAACCTTTAGAATACCCAATAACAAATGGGGATTTTTGTTTTTACAGGGAATTTTTAAGCTTAAAACACCCCACTAAAAGCTGTGTGCATGCGAGTTTTAAGGATGATGTTTTTTTATTGCAAAAAATCCGGCGAGAGGGTGATTTTTTGATCAAAAGCGAAAAAGCGACGCCCTTAAAACGAGAGATTTTAAAACAAGCTTTAAGGATTTATTCGCAATCTTTTGAAGTCATTTCGCATAATTTGCAAGAAAATTCTAAACATGCGAGCGAAAAAAAAGCCCTTGATTTAGAAACTTTTGAAGATTTTATCCAAAAAAATCAAGCCCCTATTTTAGCCGAAATTGGTTTTGGGAGCGGGAGGCATTTGATAGAATTAGCTAAAAACAACCCCACTAAAACATGCTTAGGGATAGAGATTCACACCCCATCTATCGCGCAAGCGTTAAAGCAAATTGAGTTGTTGGATTTGAAAAATCTGCACATCTTGCAAGGCGATGGCCGTTTGGTTTTAGAGAGCATGCCCAATCACAAGTGCGAGAAAATTTTTGTGCATTTCCCTGTGCCATGGAATGAGAAAAAACACCGCCGAGTGCTAAGCGAAAAATTTTTAAATGAAGCTTTAAGGGTTTTAAAACCTAGAGGGTTTTTGGAATTACGCACCGATGATGGCCTTTATTTTGAAGACAGCTTAAAATTAGCCCTAAAAAACCTTAAATGCGAGATAGAAATCAAAAAAAACGCTCAAATCCCGGTGGTCAGCAAGTATGAAGCACGTTGGAATAAACTCAAAAAAGATATTTATGATTTAAGAATTTATTCTTTAGAATCGAATGAAACCCCTTTTGATAACCATGCATTTGATTTTTCTTTTGATACAATAACAATGAGTAAAAAGAGCGTTGGAGCGATTTTAAAAACCCCAAAAATCATCAAAGAAGGGTATTTTGCGCATGTTTGTAATATTTATGAGAATAAGGGGGATTTTTTAGTGGAATTGAGTATGGGGGATTTTGATTGGCCTGTGCGTTTGTTTGTTTTATTGGCAGAAAATCAGATTTTTTACCTCAATAAAAGCCCTTTAAAAACCTTAAACAACCACAAAGCGCATCTTTTGCTCCAAAATATCCTAAGCCAAAAGGGAATTGGATGA
- a CDS encoding ABC transporter ATP-binding protein, whose amino-acid sequence MSVIIAANNLCLQYQQNEPVIKHANLRIKRKDFVFISGPSGSGKSTLLRSFYGDLKLFSGKLEVCNINMNNASKSTILDLRKNIGVVFQDYKLIQDYTIEQNIKLPMVICGVKKEECHLQLEKLLGHIDLRHKANRYPKELSGGEQQRVAMARAMANCPELILADEPTGNLDDYSSDKIWSLLRGMNTQLNATIVVVTHKFPKNFSAYHRKFYIEDGEVYEYS is encoded by the coding sequence ATGAGTGTGATCATCGCAGCGAACAATCTGTGCTTGCAATACCAGCAAAACGAACCGGTCATTAAGCATGCTAATTTACGCATCAAACGCAAGGATTTTGTGTTCATTTCAGGGCCTAGCGGGAGCGGTAAAAGCACGCTTTTGCGTTCGTTCTATGGGGATTTAAAACTTTTTAGCGGTAAATTAGAAGTTTGCAATATCAACATGAATAACGCTTCAAAATCAACGATTTTGGATTTGCGTAAAAATATTGGCGTGGTTTTCCAAGATTATAAATTGATCCAAGATTACACGATTGAGCAAAACATCAAACTACCGATGGTGATTTGTGGCGTTAAAAAAGAAGAATGCCACTTGCAGCTAGAAAAACTTTTAGGGCATATTGATTTACGCCATAAGGCTAACCGCTACCCCAAAGAGCTCAGTGGGGGCGAACAACAGCGAGTGGCTATGGCTAGGGCTATGGCGAACTGCCCTGAACTCATTTTAGCCGATGAGCCTACCGGGAATTTAGACGATTATTCTAGCGATAAAATCTGGAGCCTGTTAAGGGGCATGAACACGCAATTAAACGCTACGATCGTGGTGGTTACGCACAAATTCCCTAAAAATTTTAGCGCTTATCACCGAAAATTTTATATAGAAGATGGGGAAGTTTATGAATACTCTTAA
- a CDS encoding ABC transporter permease, which yields MNTLKKHLAFIIPLVALLFSLECVLFINQAIEQKEKKLIEDYSVVLASTQKLGLELLRQNFSEIIALKEIDPNYSLEPLQKTLGTDGLKELKKNLPFFYSLQLSTFPTQERLENIKEKLLKIPGVQKVEVFAKTYMQVYDLLSFIKAAVYIFALVVFVLSVLLMFKQVRIWIYQYHERLEIMDLLGASVSFKNGFLYKIALMDSVIASFLAPMLMLYTTSQKGFEKTMDTLGIIGDAFVLNHFLWGLLFSLVVSFVSVLLVAWRTRHV from the coding sequence ATGAATACTCTTAAAAAGCATTTAGCCTTTATCATTCCCCTAGTAGCGTTATTGTTTAGCTTGGAGTGTGTGTTGTTTATCAATCAAGCCATAGAACAAAAAGAAAAAAAATTGATTGAAGATTATTCAGTCGTGTTAGCCAGCACGCAAAAATTAGGCTTGGAATTGTTGCGCCAAAATTTTAGCGAAATCATAGCGTTAAAAGAAATTGATCCCAATTATTCTTTAGAACCTCTTCAAAAAACTTTAGGTACAGACGGGCTTAAGGAATTAAAAAAAAATTTACCCTTTTTTTATTCTTTACAACTTTCCACATTCCCCACTCAAGAGCGTTTAGAAAACATTAAAGAAAAATTACTCAAAATCCCTGGCGTTCAAAAAGTTGAAGTCTTTGCCAAAACTTACATGCAAGTGTATGATCTCTTGAGTTTTATTAAAGCAGCGGTCTATATCTTTGCGTTAGTGGTCTTTGTCTTATCGGTTTTATTGATGTTTAAGCAAGTCCGCATCTGGATCTATCAATACCATGAGAGGTTAGAGATCATGGATTTATTAGGGGCTTCAGTGTCTTTTAAAAACGGGTTTTTGTATAAAATAGCTTTAATGGATTCTGTAATCGCTAGTTTTTTAGCCCCCATGCTCATGCTCTATACCACTTCGCAAAAAGGTTTTGAAAAAACGATGGATACTTTGGGTATTATAGGAGACGCGTTTGTTTTAAACCATTTTTTATGGGGACTGCTTTTTAGCCTTGTGGTCTCATTTGTTTCTGTTTTACTTGTAGCTTGGAGGACTAGACATGTATAA
- a CDS encoding M23 family peptidase gives MYKLGVFLLATLLSANTQKVSDIAKDIQHKETLLKKTHEEKNQLNSRLSSLGEAIRSKELQKVEMERQMAALKKSLEKNRNESLAQEKVLTNYRKSLDHLQKQRSFLQKRVFDTLLEDFLFSQALKGQNLASSNDVILQVAFENLHQSTLSKMSQLSQEEKDLNTQALKVKSSIQKISSVIDEQKTREVTLKSLQTEQNKLILSMQKDYAIYNQRLTLLEKERQNLNALLKRLNIIKQNRENEEKVSLKRSSQALEVKQVASSYQNINTTSYNGPKTIAPLNDYEVVQKFGPYIDPVYNLKIFSESITLVSKTPNALVRNVLDGKIVFAKEINMLKKVVIIEHKNGIRTIYSQLDKIAPTIKSGMHIQKGYVLGRIEQRLGFEVTMREKHINPLELIARN, from the coding sequence ATGTATAAATTAGGGGTGTTTTTGTTAGCCACCTTACTATCAGCTAACACGCAAAAAGTGAGCGATATTGCTAAAGATATCCAGCATAAAGAAACCCTTTTGAAAAAAACCCATGAAGAAAAAAACCAACTAAACAGCCGTTTGAGTTCTTTAGGCGAAGCGATCCGCTCTAAAGAGCTTCAAAAGGTTGAGATGGAGCGCCAAATGGCCGCCTTAAAAAAGAGTCTTGAAAAAAATCGTAACGAAAGTTTGGCTCAAGAAAAAGTCCTAACCAACTATCGCAAGTCTTTAGATCATTTGCAAAAACAACGATCGTTTTTACAAAAGAGGGTGTTTGATACGCTTTTAGAGGATTTTCTTTTTTCACAAGCCCTAAAGGGGCAGAATTTAGCCTCTTCTAATGATGTGATTTTACAAGTAGCGTTTGAAAACTTGCACCAAAGCACTCTGTCTAAAATGTCGCAACTGAGCCAAGAAGAAAAGGATCTCAATACGCAAGCTTTAAAAGTCAAAAGCAGCATTCAAAAAATCTCATCTGTCATAGATGAGCAAAAAACTCGTGAAGTAACCTTAAAATCCTTGCAAACCGAACAAAATAAGCTCATTTTGAGCATGCAAAAAGATTATGCGATCTATAACCAACGCCTAACCCTTTTAGAAAAAGAGCGCCAGAATTTAAACGCCCTTTTAAAACGCTTGAATATCATCAAACAAAACAGAGAAAATGAAGAAAAAGTCAGTTTGAAAAGATCTTCTCAAGCTTTAGAAGTCAAACAAGTGGCTAGCTCTTATCAAAATATCAACACCACGAGCTATAACGGGCCAAAAACGATCGCCCCTTTGAACGATTATGAAGTGGTGCAAAAATTTGGCCCCTATATTGATCCGGTTTATAATTTAAAAATTTTTAGCGAGTCTATTACGCTGGTGTCAAAAACCCCAAACGCTTTGGTGCGTAATGTTTTGGACGGGAAAATCGTGTTCGCTAAAGAAATCAACATGCTTAAAAAAGTCGTTATCATTGAGCATAAAAACGGCATCCGCACGATTTATTCTCAACTGGATAAAATCGCCCCCACCATTAAAAGCGGCATGCACATCCAAAAAGGCTATGTTTTAGGGCGCATTGAGCAACGCTTGGGTTTTGAAGTTACTATGAGAGAAAAGCACATTAACCCCTTAGAACTCATCGCACGCAATTAA
- a CDS encoding flagellar biosynthesis protein FlaG (possibly involved in flagella export), which produces MVNKVQGIGIPTSHTSVQTTPTKKISRTNTINTIDESKTTIDPDQYKPKLELLSERLNEEMKRIGTDINFSYNDTIKGLVVSVKDANGDKVIREIPSKEAVELMQRMRDVIGIIFDKRG; this is translated from the coding sequence ATGGTCAATAAAGTTCAAGGGATTGGGATTCCCACATCTCACACAAGCGTTCAAACAACCCCCACAAAAAAGATCAGTCGCACAAACACTATAAACACTATTGATGAATCTAAGACAACAATAGACCCTGATCAATACAAACCCAAACTAGAATTATTGAGCGAGCGTCTGAATGAAGAAATGAAACGCATTGGCACGGATATTAATTTTAGTTATAACGATACGATTAAAGGGTTAGTGGTTTCAGTCAAAGACGCTAATGGGGATAAGGTGATAAGAGAAATACCCTCTAAAGAAGCCGTGGAGCTTATGCAAAGAATGCGCGATGTGATAGGCATTATCTTTGATAAAAGAGGCTAA
- the fliS gene encoding flagella export chaperone FliS yields the protein MQYANAYQAYQHNRVSVESPAKLIEMLYEGILRFSSQAKRCIENEDIEKKIYYINRVTDIFTELLNILDYEKGGEVAVYLTGLYTHQIKVLTQANVENDASKIDLVLNVARGLLEAWREIHSDELA from the coding sequence ATGCAATACGCTAACGCTTATCAAGCCTACCAGCATAACCGAGTGAGTGTGGAATCCCCAGCAAAACTCATTGAAATGCTTTATGAAGGGATTTTAAGATTTTCTTCGCAAGCCAAACGCTGTATTGAAAATGAAGACATTGAAAAAAAGATTTATTATATTAATAGGGTTACGGATATTTTCACGGAGTTGTTGAATATTTTAGACTATGAAAAAGGGGGGGAAGTGGCCGTGTATCTTACAGGCTTATACACCCATCAAATCAAAGTTTTAACGCAAGCCAATGTGGAAAATGACGCGAGTAAGATTGATTTGGTGTTGAATGTGGCTAGGGGGTTGTTAGAAGCTTGGAGGGAAATCCATTCAGATGAACTCGCCTAA